The following coding sequences lie in one Syngnathus scovelli strain Florida chromosome 1, RoL_Ssco_1.2, whole genome shotgun sequence genomic window:
- the LOC125990264 gene encoding uncharacterized protein isoform X3, translating into MELQTMQERSGTTDDGGSGGASLPVAVGRSDTLLGLQFQLPSHEGQDTTPRRRRFVQIRWGSILAVVLLVVLVIQNSVFFHLNRPQDIVKELRALVATLPNSIPDHNRTDLARHWAALQTALAELKAELKAELEADLEAGQTSLAELKAELKAGQEAGQTSLAELKAGQTALAELKAGQEAGQEALAELKAELKEGQTALAELKAGQMAVGELKAGQEAGQEALAELKAGQEAGQTALAELKAGQTALAELKAGQEAGQEALAELKGELKEGQTALAELKAELKAGQTSLAELKAGQTALAELKAGQEAGQEALAELKAELKEGQTALAELKAGQTALAELKAGQEAGQEALAELKAELKAELKEGQTALAELKAGQTALADLKAGQEAGQEALAELKAELKAGQMALGELKAGQEAGQEALAELKAELKEGQTALAELKAELKAGQTSLAELKAGQTALAELKAGQEAGQEALAELKAGQAALAELKAGQEAGRTALAELKAGQEAGQEALAELKASHTTIFSDLEKSQTALAELKAGQTALAELKAGHTTISGDLEKSQTALAELKAELKAELKAGQTPLAELKAELKAGQTALAELKAGQEAGQTTLAQLKAGQEAGQEALTELKAELKEGQTALAELKAGQTALAELKAGQEAGQEALAELKAGQEAGQTSLAELKAGQTALAELKAELKALGELKAGQEAGQEALAELKASHTTIFSDLEKSQTALAELKAGHTTIFSDLEKSQTSLAELKAGQTALAELKAGQEAGQEALAELKAELKEGQKEGQTALAELKAGQTEVAQLKVGQEAGQEALAELKLGQEAGQTALAELKAGQEAGRTALAELKAGQTALAELKAGQEAGQEALAELKAELKEGQKEGQTALAELKAGQTEVAQLKVGQEAGQEALAQLKVGQEAGQTALAELKAGQEAGQTALRSNKGLLNQILKDLETDYKSMSQELSQEKKELHDVSGALSSLRQKVVDQPTLHRELLQGLMPRDCSDIKAAGKSTGVYMLFSGSNSFKAYCNMWQDGGGWTVIQRRRDGTVDFFRGWDDYREGFGDLTGGHWLGLRNIHALTASGAYQLRIDFTASDGRKYYARYDDFSVGRNSRDPENDGYPLLVSGYSGDAGDRLSGHSGMKFTTKDRDRDTWNNGNCAYRWKGAWWYEQCYWSSLNGLYKESGTCDGTNAVWLYLGDQTESCLRFVEMKIRPRK; encoded by the exons ATGGAGCTTCAGACCATGCAG GAGCGTTCCGGGACCACTGACGACGGCGGGTCCGGAGGAGCATCTTTGCCTGTGGCCGTCGGCCGGTCAGACAC TCTGTTGGGTTTGCAGTTTCAGTTGCCATCTCATGAGGGACAAGACACCACACCACGGCGGCGTCGG TTTGTTCAGATACGCTGGGGCTCCATTCTGGCCGTGGTCCTCTTGGTCGTGCTTGTCATCCAAAACAGCGTCTTCTTCCACTTGAACAG GCCTCAGGACATCGTCAAAGAGTTGCGCGCGCTGGTGGCGACTTTGCCCAACAGCATCCCGGACCACAACCGCACCGACTTAGCCCGCCACTGGGCGGCGCTGCAGaccgcattggcagagctgaaggcagagctgaaggcagagctggaGGCAGATCTGGAGGCAGGTCAGACgtccttggcagagctgaaggcagagctgaaggcgggtcaggaggcaggtcagacgtccttggcagagctgaaggcaggtcagacggccttggcagagctgaaggcgggtcaggaggcaggtcaggaggcattggcagagctgaaggcagagctgaaggaaggtcagacggccttggcagagctgaaggcaggtcagatgGCAGTGggagagctgaaggcgggtcaggaggcaggtcaggaggcattggcagagctgaaggcgggtcaggaggctggtcagacggcattggcagagctgaaggcaggtcagacggccttggcagagctgaaggctggtcaggaggcaggtcaggaggcattggcagagctgaagggagagctgaaggaaggtcagacggccttggcagagctgaaggcagagctgaaggcaggtcagacgtctttggcagagctgaaggcaggtcagacggccttggcagagctgaaggcgggtcaggaggccggtcaggaggcattggcagagctgaaggcagagctgaaggaaggtcagacggccttggcagagctgaaggcaggtcagacggccttggcagagctgaaggcgggtcaggaggccggtcaagaggcattggcagagctgaaggcagagctgaaagcagagctgaaggaaggtcagacggccttggcagagctgaaggcaggtcagacaGCCTTGGCAGacctgaaggcgggtcaggaggcaggtcaggaggcattggcagagctgaaggcagagctgaaggcaggtcagatgGCATTGggagagctgaaggcgggtcaggaggccggtcaggaggcattggcagagctgaaggcagagctgaaggaaggtcagacggccttggcagagctgaaggcagagctgaaggcaggtcagacgtccttggcagagctgaaggcag gtcagacggccttggcagagctgaaggcgggtcaggaggccggtcaggaggcattggcagagctgaaggcaggtcaggcggccttggcagagctgaaggcaggtcaggaggctggtcggacggcattggcagagctgaaggcgggtcaggaggcaggtcaggaggcattggcagagctgaaggcaagtCACACCACGATTTTCAGCGACCTGGAGAAGagtcagacggccttggcagagctgaaggcaggtcagacggcattggcagagctgaaggcgggtcataCCACGATTTCCGGCGACTTGGAGAAGagtcagacggccttggcagagctgaaggcagagctgaaggcagagctgaaggcaggtcagacgcccttggcagagctgaaggcagagctgaaggcaggtcagacggccttggcagagctgaaggcgggtcaggaggcaggtcagacCACATTGGcacagctgaaggcgggtcaggaggccggtcaggaggcattgacagagctgaaggcagagctgaaggaaggtcagacggccttggcagagctgaaggcaggtcagacggccttggcagagctgaaggcgggtcaggaggccggtcaagaggcattggcagagctgaaggcaggtcaggaggctggtcagacgtccttggcagagctgaaggcgggtcagacggccttggcagagctgaaggcagagctgaaggcattgggagagctgaaggcgggtcaggaggctggtcaggaggcattggcagagctgaaggcaagtCACACCACGATTTTCAGTGACCTGGAGAAGagtcagacggccttggcagagctgaaggcaggtcacaCCACGATTTTCAGCGACCTGGAGAAGAGTCAGACgtccttggcagagctgaaggcaggtcagacggccttggcagagctgaaggcgggtcaggaggccggtcaggaggcattggcagagctgaaggcag agctgaaggaagGTCAGAAGGAAGGTCAGACGgcgttggcagagctgaaggcaggtcagacggAAGTGGCACAGCTGAAGGTGGGTCAGGAGGccggtcaggaggcattggcagagctgaagctgggtcaggaggctggtcagacggccttggcagagctgaaggcaggtcaggaggctggtcggacggcattggcagagctgaaggcaggtcagacggccttggcagagctgaaggcgggtcaggaggccggtcaggaggcattggcagagctgaaggcag agctgaaggaagGTCAGAAGGAAGGTCAGACGgcgttggcagagctgaaggcaggtcagacggAAGTGGCACAGCTGAAGGTGGGTCAGGAGGccggtcaggaggcattggcacAGCTGAAGGTGGGTCAGGAGGCtggtcagacggccttggcagagctgaaggcaggtcaggaggctgGTCAGACGGCATTGCGCAGCAACAAAGGCCTTCTGAATCAGATACTGAAAGACCTGGAGACGGACTACAAGAGCATGTCTCAG GAGCTGTCACAAGAGAAGAAGGAGTTACACGACGTCAGTGGGGCTTTGTCCAGCCTGCGGCAGAAGGTGGTGGATCAGCCCACACTTCACAGGGAACTACTCCAAG GTCTCATGCCCAGAGACTGCAGTGACATCAAGGCGGCGGGAAAGTCAACTGGAGTCTATATGCTCTTTagcgggtccaacagcttcaagGCTTACTGCAACATGTGGCAGGACGGGGGAGGCTGGACC GTGATCCAGAGGAGAAGGGACGGCACAGTCGACTTCTTTCGGGGTTGGGACGACTACCGCGAGGGCTTCGGAGACCTCACCGGAGGGCACTGGCTCG GCCTGCGGAACATCCACGCTCTGACGGCCTCGGGCGCTTACCAGTTGCGGATCGACTTCACCGCATCCGACGGCCGCAAGTACTACGCTCGCTACGACGACTTCTCGGTGGGCCGGAACTCGCGGGACCCCGAGAACGACGGCTACCCGCTGCTTGTGAGCGGCTACTCTGGAGACGCAG GCGATCGATTGTCTGGACATTCTGGGATGAAGTTCACCACCAAGGACCGCGACCGAGACACGTGGAATAATGGCAATTGCGCCTACCGCTGGAAGGGCGCTTGGTGGTACGAACAGTGTTACTGGTCCAGTCTGAACGGGCTGTACAAGGAAAGCGGCACCTGCGACGGTACCAATGCAGTCTGGCTTTATTTGGGGGATCAGACGGAGAGCTGCCTGAGATTCGTGGAGATGAAGATCCGGCCCAGAAAGTGA
- the LOC125990264 gene encoding uncharacterized protein isoform X1, which produces MELQTMQERSGTTDDGGSGGASLPVAVGRSDTLLGLQFQLPSHEGQDTTPRRRRFVQIRWGSILAVVLLVVLVIQNSVFFHLNRPQDIVKELRALVATLPNSIPDHNRTDLARHWAALQTALAELKAELKAELEADLEAGQTSLAELKAELKAGQEAGQTSLAELKAGQTALAELKAGQEAGQEALAELKAELKEGQTALAELKAGQMAVGELKAGQEAGQEALAELKAGQEAGQTALAELKAGQTALAELKAGQEAGQEALAELKGELKEGQTALAELKAELKAGQTSLAELKAGQTALAELKAGQEAGQEALAELKAELKEGQTALAELKAGQTALAELKAGQEAGQEALAELKAELKAELKEGQTALAELKAGQTALADLKAGQEAGQEALAELKAELKAGQMALGELKAGQEAGQEALAELKAELKEGQTALAELKAELKAGQTSLAELKAGQEAGQTALAELKAGQMALAELKAELKAGQTALAELKAGQEAGQEALAELKAGQAALAELKAGQEAGRTALAELKAGQEAGQEALAELKASHTTIFSDLEKSQTALAELKAGQTALAELKAGHTTISGDLEKSQTALAELKAELKAELKAGQTPLAELKAELKAGQTALAELKAGQEAGQTTLAQLKAGQEAGQEALTELKAELKEGQTALAELKAGQTALAELKAGQEAGQEALAELKAGQEAGQTSLAELKAGQTALAELKAELKALGELKAGQEAGQEALAELKASHTTIFSDLEKSQTALAELKAGHTTIFSDLEKSQTSLAELKAGQTALAELKAGQEAGQEALAELKAELKEGQKEGQTALAELKAGQTEVAQLKVGQEAGQEALAELKLGQEAGQTALAELKAGQEAGRTALAELKAGQTALAELKAGQEAGQEALAELKAELKEGQKEGQTALAELKAGQTEVAQLKVGQEAGQEALAQLKVGQEAGQTALAELKAGQEAGQTALRSNKGLLNQILKDLETDYKSMSQELSQEKKELHDVSGALSSLRQKVVDQPTLHRELLQGLMPRDCSDIKAAGKSTGVYMLFSGSNSFKAYCNMWQDGGGWTVIQRRRDGTVDFFRGWDDYREGFGDLTGGHWLGLRNIHALTASGAYQLRIDFTASDGRKYYARYDDFSVGRNSRDPENDGYPLLVSGYSGDAGDRLSGHSGMKFTTKDRDRDTWNNGNCAYRWKGAWWYEQCYWSSLNGLYKESGTCDGTNAVWLYLGDQTESCLRFVEMKIRPRK; this is translated from the exons ATGGAGCTTCAGACCATGCAG GAGCGTTCCGGGACCACTGACGACGGCGGGTCCGGAGGAGCATCTTTGCCTGTGGCCGTCGGCCGGTCAGACAC TCTGTTGGGTTTGCAGTTTCAGTTGCCATCTCATGAGGGACAAGACACCACACCACGGCGGCGTCGG TTTGTTCAGATACGCTGGGGCTCCATTCTGGCCGTGGTCCTCTTGGTCGTGCTTGTCATCCAAAACAGCGTCTTCTTCCACTTGAACAG GCCTCAGGACATCGTCAAAGAGTTGCGCGCGCTGGTGGCGACTTTGCCCAACAGCATCCCGGACCACAACCGCACCGACTTAGCCCGCCACTGGGCGGCGCTGCAGaccgcattggcagagctgaaggcagagctgaaggcagagctggaGGCAGATCTGGAGGCAGGTCAGACgtccttggcagagctgaaggcagagctgaaggcgggtcaggaggcaggtcagacgtccttggcagagctgaaggcaggtcagacggccttggcagagctgaaggcgggtcaggaggcaggtcaggaggcattggcagagctgaaggcagagctgaaggaaggtcagacggccttggcagagctgaaggcaggtcagatgGCAGTGggagagctgaaggcgggtcaggaggcaggtcaggaggcattggcagagctgaaggcgggtcaggaggctggtcagacggcattggcagagctgaaggcaggtcagacggccttggcagagctgaaggctggtcaggaggcaggtcaggaggcattggcagagctgaagggagagctgaaggaaggtcagacggccttggcagagctgaaggcagagctgaaggcaggtcagacgtctttggcagagctgaaggcaggtcagacggccttggcagagctgaaggcgggtcaggaggccggtcaggaggcattggcagagctgaaggcagagctgaaggaaggtcagacggccttggcagagctgaaggcaggtcagacggccttggcagagctgaaggcgggtcaggaggccggtcaagaggcattggcagagctgaaggcagagctgaaagcagagctgaaggaaggtcagacggccttggcagagctgaaggcaggtcagacaGCCTTGGCAGacctgaaggcgggtcaggaggcaggtcaggaggcattggcagagctgaaggcagagctgaaggcaggtcagatgGCATTGggagagctgaaggcgggtcaggaggccggtcaggaggcattggcagagctgaaggcagagctgaaggaaggtcagacggccttggcagagctgaaggcagagctgaaggcaggtcagacgtccttggcagagctgaaggcaggtcaggaggctggtcagacggcattggcagagctgaaggcaggtcagatggccttggcagagctgaaggcagagctgaaggcaggtcagacggccttggcagagctgaaggcgggtcaggaggccggtcaggaggcattggcagagctgaaggcaggtcaggcggccttggcagagctgaaggcaggtcaggaggctggtcggacggcattggcagagctgaaggcgggtcaggaggcaggtcaggaggcattggcagagctgaaggcaagtCACACCACGATTTTCAGCGACCTGGAGAAGagtcagacggccttggcagagctgaaggcaggtcagacggcattggcagagctgaaggcgggtcataCCACGATTTCCGGCGACTTGGAGAAGagtcagacggccttggcagagctgaaggcagagctgaaggcagagctgaaggcaggtcagacgcccttggcagagctgaaggcagagctgaaggcaggtcagacggccttggcagagctgaaggcgggtcaggaggcaggtcagacCACATTGGcacagctgaaggcgggtcaggaggccggtcaggaggcattgacagagctgaaggcagagctgaaggaaggtcagacggccttggcagagctgaaggcaggtcagacggccttggcagagctgaaggcgggtcaggaggccggtcaagaggcattggcagagctgaaggcaggtcaggaggctggtcagacgtccttggcagagctgaaggcgggtcagacggccttggcagagctgaaggcagagctgaaggcattgggagagctgaaggcgggtcaggaggctggtcaggaggcattggcagagctgaaggcaagtCACACCACGATTTTCAGTGACCTGGAGAAGagtcagacggccttggcagagctgaaggcaggtcacaCCACGATTTTCAGCGACCTGGAGAAGAGTCAGACgtccttggcagagctgaaggcaggtcagacggccttggcagagctgaaggcgggtcaggaggccggtcaggaggcattggcagagctgaaggcag agctgaaggaagGTCAGAAGGAAGGTCAGACGgcgttggcagagctgaaggcaggtcagacggAAGTGGCACAGCTGAAGGTGGGTCAGGAGGccggtcaggaggcattggcagagctgaagctgggtcaggaggctggtcagacggccttggcagagctgaaggcaggtcaggaggctggtcggacggcattggcagagctgaaggcaggtcagacggccttggcagagctgaaggcgggtcaggaggccggtcaggaggcattggcagagctgaaggcag agctgaaggaagGTCAGAAGGAAGGTCAGACGgcgttggcagagctgaaggcaggtcagacggAAGTGGCACAGCTGAAGGTGGGTCAGGAGGccggtcaggaggcattggcacAGCTGAAGGTGGGTCAGGAGGCtggtcagacggccttggcagagctgaaggcaggtcaggaggctgGTCAGACGGCATTGCGCAGCAACAAAGGCCTTCTGAATCAGATACTGAAAGACCTGGAGACGGACTACAAGAGCATGTCTCAG GAGCTGTCACAAGAGAAGAAGGAGTTACACGACGTCAGTGGGGCTTTGTCCAGCCTGCGGCAGAAGGTGGTGGATCAGCCCACACTTCACAGGGAACTACTCCAAG GTCTCATGCCCAGAGACTGCAGTGACATCAAGGCGGCGGGAAAGTCAACTGGAGTCTATATGCTCTTTagcgggtccaacagcttcaagGCTTACTGCAACATGTGGCAGGACGGGGGAGGCTGGACC GTGATCCAGAGGAGAAGGGACGGCACAGTCGACTTCTTTCGGGGTTGGGACGACTACCGCGAGGGCTTCGGAGACCTCACCGGAGGGCACTGGCTCG GCCTGCGGAACATCCACGCTCTGACGGCCTCGGGCGCTTACCAGTTGCGGATCGACTTCACCGCATCCGACGGCCGCAAGTACTACGCTCGCTACGACGACTTCTCGGTGGGCCGGAACTCGCGGGACCCCGAGAACGACGGCTACCCGCTGCTTGTGAGCGGCTACTCTGGAGACGCAG GCGATCGATTGTCTGGACATTCTGGGATGAAGTTCACCACCAAGGACCGCGACCGAGACACGTGGAATAATGGCAATTGCGCCTACCGCTGGAAGGGCGCTTGGTGGTACGAACAGTGTTACTGGTCCAGTCTGAACGGGCTGTACAAGGAAAGCGGCACCTGCGACGGTACCAATGCAGTCTGGCTTTATTTGGGGGATCAGACGGAGAGCTGCCTGAGATTCGTGGAGATGAAGATCCGGCCCAGAAAGTGA
- the LOC125990264 gene encoding uncharacterized protein isoform X4 has protein sequence MELQTMQERSGTTDDGGSGGASLPVAVGRSDTLLGLQFQLPSHEGQDTTPRRRRFVQIRWGSILAVVLLVVLVIQNSVFFHLNRPQDIVKELRALVATLPNSIPDHNRTDLARHWAALQTALAELKAELKAELEADLEAGQTSLAELKAELKAGQEAGQTSLAELKAGQTALAELKAGQEAGQEALAELKAELKEGQTALAELKAGQMAVGELKAGQEAGQEALAELKAGQEAGQTALAELKAGQTALAELKAGQEAGQEALAELKGELKEGQTALAELKAELKAGQTSLAELKAGQTALAELKAGQEAGQEALAELKAELKEGQTALAELKAGQTALAELKAGQEAGQEALAELKAELKAELKEGQTALAELKAGQTALADLKAGQEAGQEALAELKAELKAGQMALGELKAGQEAGQEALAELKAELKEGQTALAELKAELKAGQTSLAELKAGQEAGQTALAELKAGQMALAELKAELKAGQTALAELKAGQEAGQEALAELKAGQAALAELKAGQEAGRTALAELKAGQEAGQEALAELKASHTTIFSDLEKSQTALAELKAGQTALAELKAGHTTISGDLEKSQTALAELKAELKAELKAGQTPLAELKAELKAGQTALAELKAGQEAGQTTLAQLKAGQEAGQEALTELKAELKEGQTALAELKAGQTALAELKAGQEAGQEALAELKAGQEAGQTSLAELKAGQTALAELKAELKALGELKAGQEAGQEALAELKASHTTIFSDLEKSQTALAELKAGHTTIFSDLEKSQTSLAELKAGQTALAELKAGQEAGQEALAELKAELKEGQKEGQTALAELKAGQTEVAQLKVGQEAGQEALAELKLGQEAGQTALAELKAGQEAGRTALAELKAGQTALAELKAGQEAGQTALRSNKGLLNQILKDLETDYKSMSQELSQEKKELHDVSGALSSLRQKVVDQPTLHRELLQGLMPRDCSDIKAAGKSTGVYMLFSGSNSFKAYCNMWQDGGGWTVIQRRRDGTVDFFRGWDDYREGFGDLTGGHWLGLRNIHALTASGAYQLRIDFTASDGRKYYARYDDFSVGRNSRDPENDGYPLLVSGYSGDAGDRLSGHSGMKFTTKDRDRDTWNNGNCAYRWKGAWWYEQCYWSSLNGLYKESGTCDGTNAVWLYLGDQTESCLRFVEMKIRPRK, from the exons ATGGAGCTTCAGACCATGCAG GAGCGTTCCGGGACCACTGACGACGGCGGGTCCGGAGGAGCATCTTTGCCTGTGGCCGTCGGCCGGTCAGACAC TCTGTTGGGTTTGCAGTTTCAGTTGCCATCTCATGAGGGACAAGACACCACACCACGGCGGCGTCGG TTTGTTCAGATACGCTGGGGCTCCATTCTGGCCGTGGTCCTCTTGGTCGTGCTTGTCATCCAAAACAGCGTCTTCTTCCACTTGAACAG GCCTCAGGACATCGTCAAAGAGTTGCGCGCGCTGGTGGCGACTTTGCCCAACAGCATCCCGGACCACAACCGCACCGACTTAGCCCGCCACTGGGCGGCGCTGCAGaccgcattggcagagctgaaggcagagctgaaggcagagctggaGGCAGATCTGGAGGCAGGTCAGACgtccttggcagagctgaaggcagagctgaaggcgggtcaggaggcaggtcagacgtccttggcagagctgaaggcaggtcagacggccttggcagagctgaaggcgggtcaggaggcaggtcaggaggcattggcagagctgaaggcagagctgaaggaaggtcagacggccttggcagagctgaaggcaggtcagatgGCAGTGggagagctgaaggcgggtcaggaggcaggtcaggaggcattggcagagctgaaggcgggtcaggaggctggtcagacggcattggcagagctgaaggcaggtcagacggccttggcagagctgaaggctggtcaggaggcaggtcaggaggcattggcagagctgaagggagagctgaaggaaggtcagacggccttggcagagctgaaggcagagctgaaggcaggtcagacgtctttggcagagctgaaggcaggtcagacggccttggcagagctgaaggcgggtcaggaggccggtcaggaggcattggcagagctgaaggcagagctgaaggaaggtcagacggccttggcagagctgaaggcaggtcagacggccttggcagagctgaaggcgggtcaggaggccggtcaagaggcattggcagagctgaaggcagagctgaaagcagagctgaaggaaggtcagacggccttggcagagctgaaggcaggtcagacaGCCTTGGCAGacctgaaggcgggtcaggaggcaggtcaggaggcattggcagagctgaaggcagagctgaaggcaggtcagatgGCATTGggagagctgaaggcgggtcaggaggccggtcaggaggcattggcagagctgaaggcagagctgaaggaaggtcagacggccttggcagagctgaaggcagagctgaaggcaggtcagacgtccttggcagagctgaaggcaggtcaggaggctggtcagacggcattggcagagctgaaggcaggtcagatggccttggcagagctgaaggcagagctgaaggcaggtcagacggccttggcagagctgaaggcgggtcaggaggccggtcaggaggcattggcagagctgaaggcaggtcaggcggccttggcagagctgaaggcaggtcaggaggctggtcggacggcattggcagagctgaaggcgggtcaggaggcaggtcaggaggcattggcagagctgaaggcaagtCACACCACGATTTTCAGCGACCTGGAGAAGagtcagacggccttggcagagctgaaggcaggtcagacggcattggcagagctgaaggcgggtcataCCACGATTTCCGGCGACTTGGAGAAGagtcagacggccttggcagagctgaaggcagagctgaaggcagagctgaaggcaggtcagacgcccttggcagagctgaaggcagagctgaaggcaggtcagacggccttggcagagctgaaggcgggtcaggaggcaggtcagacCACATTGGcacagctgaaggcgggtcaggaggccggtcaggaggcattgacagagctgaaggcagagctgaaggaaggtcagacggccttggcagagctgaaggcaggtcagacggccttggcagagctgaaggcgggtcaggaggccggtcaagaggcattggcagagctgaaggcaggtcaggaggctggtcagacgtccttggcagagctgaaggcgggtcagacggccttggcagagctgaaggcagagctgaaggcattgggagagctgaaggcgggtcaggaggctggtcaggaggcattggcagagctgaaggcaagtCACACCACGATTTTCAGTGACCTGGAGAAGagtcagacggccttggcagagctgaaggcaggtcacaCCACGATTTTCAGCGACCTGGAGAAGAGTCAGACgtccttggcagagctgaaggcaggtcagacggccttggcagagctgaaggcgggtcaggaggccggtcaggaggcattggcagagctgaaggcag agctgaaggaagGTCAGAAGGAAGGTCAGACGgcgttggcagagctgaaggcaggtcagacggAAGTGGCACAGCTGAAGGTGGGTCAGGAGGccggtcaggaggcattggcagagctgaagctgggtcaggaggctggtcagacggccttggcagagctgaaggcaggtcaggaggctggtcggacggcattggcagagctgaaggcaggtcagacggccttggcagagctgaaggcgg gtcaggaggctgGTCAGACGGCATTGCGCAGCAACAAAGGCCTTCTGAATCAGATACTGAAAGACCTGGAGACGGACTACAAGAGCATGTCTCAG GAGCTGTCACAAGAGAAGAAGGAGTTACACGACGTCAGTGGGGCTTTGTCCAGCCTGCGGCAGAAGGTGGTGGATCAGCCCACACTTCACAGGGAACTACTCCAAG GTCTCATGCCCAGAGACTGCAGTGACATCAAGGCGGCGGGAAAGTCAACTGGAGTCTATATGCTCTTTagcgggtccaacagcttcaagGCTTACTGCAACATGTGGCAGGACGGGGGAGGCTGGACC GTGATCCAGAGGAGAAGGGACGGCACAGTCGACTTCTTTCGGGGTTGGGACGACTACCGCGAGGGCTTCGGAGACCTCACCGGAGGGCACTGGCTCG GCCTGCGGAACATCCACGCTCTGACGGCCTCGGGCGCTTACCAGTTGCGGATCGACTTCACCGCATCCGACGGCCGCAAGTACTACGCTCGCTACGACGACTTCTCGGTGGGCCGGAACTCGCGGGACCCCGAGAACGACGGCTACCCGCTGCTTGTGAGCGGCTACTCTGGAGACGCAG GCGATCGATTGTCTGGACATTCTGGGATGAAGTTCACCACCAAGGACCGCGACCGAGACACGTGGAATAATGGCAATTGCGCCTACCGCTGGAAGGGCGCTTGGTGGTACGAACAGTGTTACTGGTCCAGTCTGAACGGGCTGTACAAGGAAAGCGGCACCTGCGACGGTACCAATGCAGTCTGGCTTTATTTGGGGGATCAGACGGAGAGCTGCCTGAGATTCGTGGAGATGAAGATCCGGCCCAGAAAGTGA